The genomic DNA GTCTCCGTCGACGGCGGGCGCGAGACCAACGACGCCTTCCGGGGGCAGGAGGGGGCCTTCGACGCCGCGGTCCGGGGCATCGAGGCCTGCCTCGACGCCGGCCTGAAGACGGGGCTGCGCTACACCGTCACCGAGGACACCGTCGGTGACATCCCCGAGGTGGTCGACCTGCTGACGGACGTCGGCGTCGACCGCTTCTGCTTCTACCACCTCGCGTACGGGGGTCGCGGGGTCCCGGACGCGGACATCACGCCCGAGCGCCGGCGCGAGGCGGTCGCGGAACTGGTCGAACTCACCCGCGAGTACCACGAGGCGGGTGCGGGCATCGAGACGCTGCTGGTGGGCAACTACTGTGACGCCGCGTACCTCGTCGAGTACGCCCGCGAGGCGTTCGGCCCGGAGCGGGCCCGTCGGGTCCGTCGCTACCTCGAGCGCAACGGCGGCGACCCCGCCGGCGAGCGCGTCGCCGACATCGACTACCAGGGCAACGTCCACGCGACGCAGTTCTGGCAGTCCTACAGCCTCGGGAACGTCCGCGACCGCCCGTTCGGGGCCATCTGGGACGACGAGTCGAACCCGCTCCTGCGACGGTTGCGCGACCGTCCTGGGAGTCTCGGCGAGCAGTGCCGTCACTGCGCGTACGCCGACATCTGTCGCGGGGCCTCCCGGCTGCGGGCGCTGGCCGTGGCCGGCGAGCTGACCGCGCCGGACCCGCAGTGCTATCTCACACCCGCCGAGCGCGCGGGTGACACCGACGGGACGGCGGCGGACTGACGCCCCCATCCGGCGCTCGATGGCGAACTGATCGCTCGGCACGGGCTCTCGACTGACGACGCGTCGGTGATGGAACGGAGAACAGGACACCCCGGGGGCGCTGACGTGGGCGGCTCGGGGTGTCGTCGGTGCTGCCGTCGTGATGGCGCCGTTCGTCGATGCGATACCGTTGGTCGGTGTAGTGCTGGTCGTCTGACGGTACCGCTGTTCCTCCGGTCGTCCGCTGCCGTTCGGCCGCCGGTACTGGTCGAACGATCTACCGGCCGGCTCTGTCACCCGACCGGCACCTGAACGTAGGGGGCGAGGGCACCAGTACCGACACCCCGAACCCTGTGGGTATTGAAGTGCCGGCGGTCGGTGCAGGGGTGCGCGCCCTCGGCCACGCGCCGCACTCACTCGCCGAGCAGGGCGTTCGTGTTGGTCTCGCCCCAGACGAACGCCGCCCGGCGCCGGCCGTCGAAGGAGAGGTACTCGCCGACGAGTCGCAACGCCAGCGCCTCGACACCCGCGTCGGCGTCGCGGCGGTGGGTGGCCGCCGGGTCCTCGGGGCTTCCCTCCGGTGGGATCCACCGCTCCTCGATGCTCCCGTCGCGCCTGCGGTAGCGGACCGCCGCGCCGTTCTCGAACGCGACGACGACGGCCCGCCGGTCGCCCTCGACGGCGCGGGTTCTGACCGCCACGATGGCCGGCAGGTCCGTGTCCTCCGGGGTCGGTGCCGCTCTGGTCGCTCCGTCCAGCGACATACCCACGTGTAGCCGTCGAACGGGCGTGCCTCGTCGCCCCGGATACTGCGGGGGTTGAAGTGGCCCAGGTCGCACCGGGCCGCCCCGGGGCGCGTCGGGACGCCCTCACTCGGCCAGCAACGCGGCCAGCAACTTCCCCTGTGCGGCGGCCAGATGCTCGGCCAGCGCCGAGAGCCCGATGTCAAGCGCCTCGGCGACCTCGGTGGCGTTGGCCCCGCGGGGGTACTCGAAGTAGCCCATCTCGTAGGCCGTCCGGAGGACCTCGCGCTGGCGGTCGGTCAGCTGGCCGCGGTCGACCACCGTCCGGTCGGCCCCGGTCTCCCCGTCGGCGGCGGCGTGGACGAGGTAGCGGACCGTGACCTCCTCGGCGACCGCGTCGAGTTCGGCGACGACCGCACGGAGCCGCTCGACGCTCGGCAGGTGGAGCGTCAGGACGAGCGTGCCCGACTCCGCCCGGACGTCCGCGACGGGCGTGCCCAGCCCCTCGACCACCTCGCAGGCGCAGGCCCCGTCGGGGTCGCGCTCGAACTGGTAGACGCGCTCGTCGCCCACGTCCAGCATCGGCTCGGCGTCCGCCACCGCGGCCGCGTCGTCGTCGGCCCCGTCGACCCGGAACTCCTCGACGGCCGTCTCCCCCGCCTGCCCCCAGGTCACCTCCGTCACCGGCGCCCGTTCGGAGACCGTGGCGACCGGACAGTTGCTCGGCCCCTGGACCGCCAGCTCGGCGCGGACGCCCCCAGTCATACCCGTTCGTACGGCCGAGAGACGGAAAAGGCCTGGCCGTGACCCCCGCTCGTGCGCCCCTTCAGGCCACCATCCGCGGGGCGACCTCGCGTCGCTCGAAGGCGGCCCCGGTGACCGCCGCGCCGCAGTTGACACAGCCGACGGCGAGCAGCTCCTCGCGGGCGGGCTCGTCGACGGCGAACGCTGCCGGACAGTCCGGGCACGCGAACTCGTACCAGGCGGTCATGGCCGGTGGCTACGTCGCGACGGCCCGTAGGCCCCGACCCACAGTATTCGGGGGCCACCCCCCACGCCCCTTGCCCACGTCCACCCCTCCTCCCCACAACACGGCGGGCCCGGACTCACGGGCCGCGGCCCCTGCCCGTACGCGATGTCGACGGACGACCGCCACGGAGCATCGCGGCCGACCACGGGCGCACGACGAGTCCAACAGATGACCGTCGTCGGCCTCGTCGTCGCCGCCGGCGCCGCCCTGCTCGCGCTCCCGGTCCTGCCGGTCCGGTGGCTGGTCGCCGGCGACCGTGGGGGCGACGACACCATCGGGTCGAACAAGCCACGAACTCGTCGGAGAAATCTATTGTGTGGGAATATCGTTCATAATGTGGCATATTCGAGCTGGGGGACGGAAGCTATTGGATAATCGTGCCGCCCCACCGATGCCGTCCGCTCGCCGTCCCGCCGGGGGTACTTGAACGCCCACAGCATTCGGGGTCGGGGGCCAGTCCGTCGCCGGGCGTACCTTCACTCGATGTACGCGACACGGGTCCGGGACCTGCTGGGTGGAAGCGTCGCGTCGACCGTGCTGACGATATCGCGGGCGGCGCTGGTCGGGGTCGCCGTCCTGTTCGCGGGGCTCCGGTTGGCCGGGCGGACGCCGTCGCTGCCGACCCAGGCCGCCATCTACCTCGTCGGGATGGTCGCACTGAACCTGCCACACGGCGGGTACGAGCACTTCGCCAACCTCCGGCGGCGGGCCCACGAGTTCCGCTACCGGTACGTGGTGGGGTACCTGGCGATGGCGGCCGCGTTCGCCGGCCTGTTCCTCCTCGCGCCCGTCGCCGGGCTGGCGCTGGCGGTCACCG from Haloglomus litoreum includes the following:
- a CDS encoding helix-turn-helix domain-containing protein is translated as MTGGVRAELAVQGPSNCPVATVSERAPVTEVTWGQAGETAVEEFRVDGADDDAAAVADAEPMLDVGDERVYQFERDPDGACACEVVEGLGTPVADVRAESGTLVLTLHLPSVERLRAVVAELDAVAEEVTVRYLVHAAADGETGADRTVVDRGQLTDRQREVLRTAYEMGYFEYPRGANATEVAEALDIGLSALAEHLAAAQGKLLAALLAE
- a CDS encoding TIGR04347 family pseudo-SAM/SPASM protein, which encodes MISISKLLYGLDAAGDGLRYGADSDAQQIRERRQQRPVVVWNTTKQCNLSCAHCYAGADCGRAPGELTTAEGKALLDELADYGVPVVLFSGGEPLVREDLPELVAHASDTGLRPVLSTNGTLLTSERARELRDAGLAYAGVSVDGGRETNDAFRGQEGAFDAAVRGIEACLDAGLKTGLRYTVTEDTVGDIPEVVDLLTDVGVDRFCFYHLAYGGRGVPDADITPERRREAVAELVELTREYHEAGAGIETLLVGNYCDAAYLVEYAREAFGPERARRVRRYLERNGGDPAGERVADIDYQGNVHATQFWQSYSLGNVRDRPFGAIWDDESNPLLRRLRDRPGSLGEQCRHCAYADICRGASRLRALAVAGELTAPDPQCYLTPAERAGDTDGTAAD
- a CDS encoding DUF7560 family zinc ribbon protein encodes the protein MTAWYEFACPDCPAAFAVDEPAREELLAVGCVNCGAAVTGAAFERREVAPRMVA